One stretch of Corallococcus exiguus DNA includes these proteins:
- a CDS encoding dioxygenase family protein, which produces MKSESPQDLSPKVITRRSILRGIGLSLAAVPVAKLLVACGGDDTTGGDTNTGADAGTGTDAGVVDPGFWATGGTAAMTAAAAYPDPFASGLGTVCNLACEATLGPCYATRVDRKDISEGHEGLPVRLAFLVVDESCKPIPGATVDIWHAGPEGLYSGEDASDFCTSGDATARAARWFRGVRTTDANGRVDFDTCFPGWYSSRTIHIHFTVRVNGQEFVTSQLFFDDSTSDDIVNSQPLYNTRGERDTTNQNDTVVSGDAVGDYLFATQRMSDGAMLASKTLVVRSSLNTASCAMPGGSGGGGGPGGPPPGGDGGMGPPPGFDGGMP; this is translated from the coding sequence ATGAAGAGCGAATCCCCTCAGGACCTTTCCCCCAAGGTCATCACGCGCCGGAGCATCTTGCGAGGCATTGGCCTGTCGCTGGCCGCGGTTCCCGTGGCGAAGCTACTCGTCGCCTGCGGAGGCGACGACACGACGGGCGGCGACACGAACACCGGAGCCGACGCGGGCACGGGCACCGACGCGGGAGTGGTGGACCCGGGCTTCTGGGCCACGGGCGGCACCGCGGCGATGACGGCCGCCGCCGCGTATCCGGATCCGTTCGCGTCCGGCCTGGGCACGGTGTGCAACCTCGCTTGCGAAGCCACGCTGGGGCCCTGCTACGCGACCAGGGTGGACCGCAAGGACATCAGCGAGGGCCATGAAGGCCTGCCGGTGCGCCTGGCCTTCCTCGTCGTGGATGAGTCCTGCAAACCCATCCCGGGTGCCACGGTGGACATCTGGCACGCGGGCCCGGAAGGCCTCTACTCCGGCGAGGACGCAAGCGACTTCTGCACGTCCGGAGACGCGACGGCCCGCGCGGCGCGGTGGTTCCGCGGGGTGCGGACCACGGACGCCAACGGGCGCGTGGACTTCGACACGTGCTTCCCCGGTTGGTACAGCAGCCGCACCATCCACATCCACTTCACGGTGCGGGTGAACGGCCAGGAGTTCGTCACGTCGCAGCTGTTCTTCGACGACTCGACGAGCGACGACATCGTCAACAGCCAGCCGCTCTACAACACGCGTGGCGAGCGCGACACGACCAACCAGAACGACACGGTGGTCTCAGGAGACGCGGTGGGCGACTACCTCTTCGCCACGCAGCGCATGTCGGACGGCGCGATGCTGGCGTCCAAGACGCTGGTCGTCCGCTCCTCGCTGAATACCGCGTCCTGCGCCATGCCGGGCGGCAGCGGCGGCGGTGGTGGGCCCGGCGGTCCTCCTCCAGGCGGCGACGGTGGCATGGGTCCCCCGCCTGGCTTCGACGGTGGCATGCCCTGA